In one Halichondria panicea chromosome 4, odHalPani1.1, whole genome shotgun sequence genomic region, the following are encoded:
- the LOC135334493 gene encoding uncharacterized protein LOC135334493, which translates to MIISMATKQLLLYLLCALAFTAVVQATEVRESRPIALVKPTSSIVYTDRANNTNDTCGTNTNCPIWAECNTGDCVCSENLPESLKCAEHTLQLSVRMCHCVTLDDVSGDIIEGKCFVNCFNDNYRDHYYLQLPQNTSRLNYFMCEKWWNRTGPLCGECLPGHRPLAYSYNMACVKCPEGNNNIWKYILAAYGPLTVFYFIVLFLKVNGTSSHLHGYLIFAQLFASPAFTRTLDLAIHERYDKGSSGIVFPILTTAYGIWNLDFFRWLYSDLCLDVSTLTVLALDYAVAIYPLLLTVVSYILIELHSKNVRIVVILWTPFRWLLTRFRRKWESRTTVIDAFATFFLLSFVKIAWTSFDIITPVQATSVGTNETEWVYYLNATVVFFGTDHLPYAIVAIVFCFVLIITSMLFLLFYQAKSTQRTLNCLRLHHQLIKAVMDSFQGYYKNGTERTKDYRWFAAVPLIGQFAILVFYSMALDTSMLLPETVVAVFIMLLTVIVQPYKNQFAHYTKIDVTFWAIIALCSTGARGIFYTSHLETEIMSGILIVVYFSPIIYISCVSSYWILSKLKLKQKIFRIRNWRRNQHIESELEAVFPDRVVNPENYQEVSLRDFNVSDDVQQTQDCDTY; encoded by the coding sequence ATGATTATAAGCATGGCCACTAAGCAGCTACTACTCTACCTGCTATGTGCCCTTGCTTTTACTGCAGTAGTACAAGCTACAGAAGTGAGAGAGTCAAGGCCAATTGCATTAGTGAAACCGACAAGTAGCATAGTCTATACTGATCGAGCTAACAATACAAACGATACTTGTGGGACAAACACAAACTGTCCTATCTGGGCAGAATGTAATACAGGagattgtgtgtgcagtgagaATCTACCAGAATCATTAAAATGTGCTGAGCATACACTACAATTATCAGTGAGGAtgtgtcactgtgtgactTTGGATGACGTTTCTGGAGACATTATCGAAGGGAAATGCTTCGTGAACTGTTTCAATGACAACTACAGAGATCATTATTATCTACAGCTTCCACAAAATACGTCCAGACTGAATTACTTCATGTGTGAGAAGTGGTGGAACAGAACAGGACCATTGTGTGGAGAGTGCTTACCCGGACACAGACCTTTGGCTTACTCTTACAATATGGCGTGTGTGAAATGCCCTGAGGGAAACAATAACATCTGGAAGTACATTTTAGCAGCTTACGGTCCACTGACAGTGTTTTATTTCATTGTTTTATTCTTGAAAGTAAATGGTACTTCTTCTCATCTTCATGGATACCTAATCTTTGCTCAACTATTTGCATCACCTGCTTTTACTAGAACACTTGACCTCGCAATCCACGAGCGATACGATAAGGGTAGTAGTGGCATTGTATTTCCAATCCTCACAACTGCGTATGGAATATGGAACTTAGATTTCTTCAGATGGTTATATTCCGACCTTTGTCTTGATGTGTCTACACTTACAGTTTTAGCTCTGGACTATGCAGTGGCTATCTACCCACTTTTGTTGACTGTTGTCTCTTACATACTGATTGAACTACATAGTAAAAATGTTAGGATAGTGGTTATCTTGTGGACCCCATTTCGATGGTTGCTAACACGTTTTCGTAGAAAGTGGGAAAGTAGGACCACAGTGATCGATGCATTTGCAACGTTCTTTCTACTCTCATTTGTCAAAATTGCATGGACTTCGTTTGATATCATTACCCCAGTTCAGGCTACCAGTGTGGGAACAAATGAAACAGAGTGGGTTTACTATTTAAATGCAACTGTTGTATTCTTCGGAACTGATCACTTACCGTATGCCATCGTAGCAATTGTCTTCTGTTTTGTACTCATTATTACTTCAATGCTGTTTCTACTGTTCTATCAAGCTAAATCCACACAGAGGACACTGAACTGCTTGAGACTTCATCACCAGTTAATAAAAGCTGTTATGGACTCATTCCAGGGCTACTACAAGAACGGAACAGAAAGAACGAAAGATTATCGATGGTTTGCAGCCGTACCTTTGATTGGACAATTCGCAATACTTGTTTTTTACTCGATGGCTCTCGATACCAGCATGTTACTACCTGAAACAGTTGTCGCCGTCTTCATCATGTTGCTAACGGTAATTGTGCAGCCCTATAAAAATCAGTTTGCACATTATACAAAAATAGATGTTACATTTTGGGCTATCATTGCTCTCTGCTCTACTGGAGCCCGGGGAATATTCTATACATCACATTTAGAGACTGAAATTATGAGTGGTATCCTCATCGTGGTGTATTTTTCTCCAATAATCTACATATCCTGTGTCTCTAGCTACTGGATTCTCTCTAAATTGAAACTGAAACAAAAGATCTTTCGGATTAGAAACTGGAGAAGAAACCAACACATTGAGAGTGAACTTGAAGCAGTTTTTCCCGATCGAGTTGTTAACCCAGAGAACTACCAAGAAGTGAGCTTAAGAGATTTCAATGTTTCAGATGACGTCCAACAAACACAAGATTGTGATACGTACTGA